Proteins encoded in a region of the Drosophila sechellia strain sech25 chromosome 2L, ASM438219v1, whole genome shotgun sequence genome:
- the LOC6617393 gene encoding LOW QUALITY PROTEIN: zinc finger protein chinmo (The sequence of the model RefSeq protein was modified relative to this genomic sequence to represent the inferred CDS: substituted 1 base at 1 genomic stop codon): MDPQQQFCLKWNSFSSNLAITFSNLFKSDLLADVILSCDGVVFKAHKLILAACSKKFADLFENTPTNGQCVIILEATTPDNMAALLEFMYKGEVHVSQEALNSFLKSAESLQVKGLSTETGRLAAQQAQQHMGDLSPLDSPTGRRSIRNSLSGGSSIVPGGVGIGLGGGVTGANSMPGMGIGNGLSLAGMAAGGGMAAAANAAASSLSTLAASANVVDRCGSAGANIISGSASGIGGSHSGGSGNGSGAVGIGGNGVGSGGGNNGPISLGSGAGAAHHLGGSTGILKQECDSLMHPGGSSSSSGMGYTHVPPIYRPINYEPPRKRAIVRSPYSEQEQRGSVLRDGSKSSECPSPINKPPYHRPSSSASSTAPTEADTMHSERASPQSSRYENHSPSTTAGNGNATSSLERIVKSERNNGSANEANDDDRELMDESTDNGAEDLRVKLENLKYSPPPPPNSNTSSTTPNALLENLKADGTLSSNLAASIAPADMLNVWNATKMNNKNSVNTADGKKLKCLYCDRLYGYETNLRAHIRQRHQGIRVPCPFCERTFTRNNTVRRHIAREHKQEIGLAAGATIAPAHLAAAAAASAAATAAASNHSPXEAAATAAASVVMNANKEAAKQRKRKTLKMALEKCMQRRDAMVAETTTGAGDGAEAGESGEAVDGAGSEEGAGSEGTEPLTYEQQQQRMHQELTQQIRAAMAAEQAAEAMDSTMNTTVNTTTTTTTTTTNTTGTTSDGCSDAEASDGSDRPMEVDEDQPPEPQPGSELVVVEPKIEVLSESEDEEDRLHMSEAEPDIQAEAIYDHMPNTPTSPPHIIPPNDTPTLTSTPKVNVEQ, translated from the exons ATGGATCCGCAGCAGCAGTTCTGCCTCAAGTGGAACAGTTTCTCGTCTAACTTGGCAATAACATTCTCCAATCTGTTCAAATCGGATCTACTGGCCGATGTCATATTATCCTGCGATG GCGTAGTATTCAAAGCCCACAAACTTATATTGGCGGCCTGCTCAAAGAAGTTCGCCGATCTGTTTGAGAACACGCCCACAAATGGCCAGTGCGTCATCATACTGGAGGCGACCACGCCGGACAACATGGCCGCTCTGCTGGAGTTCATGTACAAAGGCGAGGTCCACGTCTCCCAGGAGGCGCTCAACAGTTTTCTCAAGTCCGCCGAGAGTTTGCAG GTCAAAGGTCTGTCCACGGAAACGGGACGTCTGGCGGCGCAGCAGGCACAACAACACATGGGCGACCTGTCGCCACTAGACTCGCCGACGGGCAGGCGGAGCATAAGGAACAGTCTGAGCGGCGGTAGCAGCATCGTTCCCGGCGGAGTCGGAATCGGTCTGGGAGGAGGCGTAACGGGAGCCAACTCAATGCCCGGCATGGGCATCGGCAACGGGCTGAGCCTGGCCGGTATGGCAGCTGGCGGAGGAATGGCGGCGGCTGCAAATGCGGCGGCCAGTAGCCTGAGCACCCTAGCGGCCAGCGCGAATGTCGTTGACAGATGCGGCAGTGCTGGCGCCAACATTATCAGCGGATCGGCGTCAGGGATTGGCGGCTCCCACAGCGGAGGATCAGGCAATGGCAGCGGCGCAGTTGGAATCGGTGGCAACGGAGTCGGCAGTGGTGGCGGCAACAATGGACCCATTAGCCTGGGAAGCGGCGCGGGCGCTGCTCACCATCTGGGCGGATCCACCGGCATCTTGAAGCAGGAGTGCGACTCCCTGATGCATCCGGGTGGCAGCAGTTCCTCTTCCGGAATGGGCTACACCCATGTGCCGCCCATCTACCGGCCTATTAACTACGAACCTCCGCGCAAGAGGGCCATAGTCCGCAGTCCGTATTCCGAGCAGGAGCAGCGCGGTTCCGTCCTGCGGGATGGCTCCAAGTCCTCCGAGTGCCCCAGCCCCATCAACAAGCCGCCGTACCACCGTCCCTCGTCCAGCGCCTCCTCCACGGCGCCCACCGAGGCCGACACCATGCACTCCGAACGTGCATCGCCACAGTCCAG TCGCTACGAGAACCATAGTCCCAGCACCACAGCGGGAAATGGAAACGCCACGAGTAGCCTGGAGCGCATTGTGAAATCGGAGCGCAACAATGGCAGTGCCAATGAGGCTAATGACGACGACCGCGAGCTTATGGATGAGTCTACAGAT AACGGAGCCGAGGATCTGCGCGTGAAGCTAGAGAACTTAAAGTACtcaccgccaccgccgccaaaCTCGAACACCTCGTCGACCACACCGAATGCCCTGCTGGAGAACCTGAAGGCGGACGGAACGCTGTCCAGTAACCTGGCCGCGTCGATTGCGCCGGCGGACATGTTGAACGTATGGAACGCGACCAAGATGAACAACAAGAACAGCGTGAACACGGCCGACGGTAAGAAACTGAAGTGTCTCTACTGCGATCGTCTGTACGGATACGAGACGAATCTGCGGGCACACATACGGCAGCGTCACCAGGGCATCCGAGTGCCATGTCCCTTCTGCGAGCGGACCTTCACGCGGAACAACACGGTGCGCCGTCACATTGCCAGGGAACACAAGCAGGAAATCGGATTGGCGGCGGGGGCAACAATTGCTCCAGCACACTTGgcagcggcagctgcagcatcagcagcggCTACAGCGGCAGCCAGCAATCATTCACCATAGGAAGCAgccgcaacagcagcggcatcAGTAGTCATGAACGCCAACAAGGAGGCGGCAAAGCAGCGCAAACGTAAAACACTCAAGATGGCACTGGAGAAGTGCATGCAGCGACGGGACGCAATGGTGGCGGAGACCACCACGGGGGCAGGAGATGGGGCAGAGGCAGGGGAGTCGGGCGAGGCAGTCGACGGGGCAGGGTCGGAAGAGGGAGCCGGTTCAGAGGGCACTGAACCGCTCACctacgagcagcagcagcagcggatGCACCAGGAGCTGACGCAGCAGATCAGGGCGGCCATGGCGGCGGAACAGGCCGCCGAGGCGATGGATTCGACCATGAACACCACGGTCAACACCACCACGACGACGACCACAACCACAACGAATACCACTGGCACCACCAGTGATGGTTGTAGTGACGCGGAGGCCAGCGATGGTAGCGATCGACCCATGGAAGTGGACGAGGACCAGCCACCGGAGCCACAGCCAGGATCTGAGCTCGTTGTAGTGGAGCCCAAGATCGAGGTGCTCTCTGAGtccgaggacgaggaggaccGACTGCACATGTCCGAAGCCGAACCGGATATCCAGGCCGAAGCCATTTACGATCACATGCCCAACACGCCCACCAGCCCCCCACACATTATACCGCCCAACGATACGCCCACTCTGACCTCCACGCCCAAGGTCAATGTGGAGCAATAG